ACCGCCTCTGGCGCTGAAAATCTAATCAGCCGCGAAGGCTGGTTGCAACTGCATCGCTCTGAAGAGACGCTTAAAAGCGCAATTGCAGCGGCAGACAAAGATCGCGAGCAGGGTGTTGAACATAATGTATTGACCATTGAAGAATTAAAAGCGATGGAGCCTAATGCTAATTTCGATGGTTTTGTTGGTGCGATTCATTGGTTAAACTCTTGGCAGGTTTCTAACCCAAGTGCCCTTGTTAAAGCCTATGCTAAAAGCTTTCAAGAGATGCAAGGCGAGATAAGAGAGAATGACGTAAAAGAAATTACTCCGGAAGCGGATGGCTGGAAAGTTTTTACTGATAACGGCACTTTTTATAGTGATGATTTGGTAATTGCCGCTGGTCCGTGGTCGAATGAATTAATCAAACCACTAGGTTATGATTTGCCACTATTCCCTATGCGTGGTTATCATCAGCATTTTAAAATCACGGGAAAAAATACCATCAAGCACAGTATGTTTGATATGGATAAAGGCTTTGTCATGGGTCCGATGCAGCAAGGTATTCGTATTACTACCGGCGCTGAGATGACCACCATGGATGCACCAAAGAACTTTGGACAGCTCAATACCGTGCTAAAATTGGCGCGTAAGATACTACCATTAGATGAAGCGGTTGAGTCTGAGGCGTGGGCAGGCTCACGTCCATGTATGCCAGATATGAAGCCCGTTATTGGTCCAGCTGGCAAGCATGAACATCTTTGGTTTGCCTTTGGTCATAGCCATCAAGGCTTTACTTTAGGACCCATTACTGGACGTCTCGTTGAAGAGCTGATTCATGACAAGCCATTGACCGTCAATGTCGAACCGTTTAATGCGCAGCGTTTTTCTAAGTCATAGTGTTTCTAACTTATAATTCACAAATATAAGTATGTTAAGATATTGCCTCAAAATTATCAGTTAGCGCTATCAG
This genomic window from Psychrobacter urativorans contains:
- a CDS encoding NAD(P)/FAD-dependent oxidoreductase; protein product: MRYDVIVIGAGMVGTSTAWHLQKNGSKVLLLDKKLPGSETSYGNAGLIQREAIHTHPFPRQISEMVRVLPNQGTDIRYRIPAILRYHQALLQYWKYSSPASVKKIEAEWQTLIEHCTNEHQTMITASGAENLISREGWLQLHRSEETLKSAIAAADKDREQGVEHNVLTIEELKAMEPNANFDGFVGAIHWLNSWQVSNPSALVKAYAKSFQEMQGEIRENDVKEITPEADGWKVFTDNGTFYSDDLVIAAGPWSNELIKPLGYDLPLFPMRGYHQHFKITGKNTIKHSMFDMDKGFVMGPMQQGIRITTGAEMTTMDAPKNFGQLNTVLKLARKILPLDEAVESEAWAGSRPCMPDMKPVIGPAGKHEHLWFAFGHSHQGFTLGPITGRLVEELIHDKPLTVNVEPFNAQRFSKS